Sequence from the Gemmatimonadaceae bacterium genome:
CTCGCGTGCAAATGGGGGGCGCTGCCGGAGGTGCCGGGCTCCAGCGCCGGATCGGCTACGACCAATACGGTCGGCCGTCGAAGCTGGCGCTCAGCGAGCTCGTGGTCACCCCGGCCAGCGGTGGCTCGCGCGACACGCCCATCGACGCCGCCGCATCGGTCGCGGCAGTCGCGTCGGCCGCGCGGCTCGGCGCACTGTTCCAGTACACGGTGCCGGATGTCACGCTCGCACGACAGAAATCCGCCATGCTCCCGATCATCACCGACAGCATCGAGGCCGAGCCCGTCTCGATCTACAACGCGTCCGTGCTGCGGTCGAATCCCTTGAACGGCGTGCTGCTCAAGAACACCACGGGCAAGCACCTGCTGCAAGGTCCGGTCACGGTGCTCGACAAGGGCGTCTACGCCGGCGATGCGCGCATCGACAACGTGCCGCCGGGCCAGGAACGGCTGCTGAGCTACGGCATCGACCTCGACATGGTGGTCGACGACACGAAGAACACGCAGAACACCACACTCCTAACGGCGAAGATCGACAAGGGCGTGCTCACCCTGAGCCGCAAGCTCGTCGCGTCGCAGGAGTACGCGGCCGACAACAAGACCAACAAGGACAAGACCCTCATCATCGAGCGGCCGATCCGCTCCGGCTGGAAGCTCGTCGACACGCCGAAGCCGTTCGAGACGACGCCGGACCTGTACCGCTTCAAGGGGACCGCCGTCGCCAACAAGGTGACCGTTCTCACGGTGAACGAAGAGGTCGTGACTAACGAAACGGTCATGCTCGCGTCGACGGGCCTGGACCAACTGCTATTCTACAGCCGCACGGGGACCGGAGCCGGCGACATGCCGGCAGACGTGCGCGCCGCGCTCGCCAAGGCGATTCAGCTCGAGCAATCCATCGCCGCTGTCGAGGCCGACATCAACGCGCACACCCAGCGGGTGGGCGAGATCACCGCCGAGCAGAACAGGATTCGCGAGAACATGAAGACGGTGGCGCAGTCGACCCAGTATTACAGTCGGCTGCTCGAGAAGCTCAACGAGCAGGAGACATCCATCGAGGGCCTGCAGAAGGAGCGGGATGCGCTCACGGCGAAGCGGGACTCGTTGCGTAAGGAATTGGATGACTATCTCAACGGGCTGACGGTGGATTGAGCCATGCGCGAGGTGAACGCCTTCGCGGTCAGTGGTAGCAGGACTTCTTCTCCGCCGCGAACGACGGATATCGGTTCCCCGTCTCCGTTAGCATTCGATCGTCGAACGCAGATCCGAGAGCGCGCATGGCATCGTCCGGCAGTCGAGCCATGACGGCCGCGTCCACCAGACACCGGCAATAAATCTCCATCGCTGTCGCTTCGCCGGAGGCGGCCGCACCCGCCGTGTGCTCGCTGCATCCCTTCTTCATCGCCCGGGGCGGTGTGATCGCTCTCGGCGCGCGCGGATCGAATCCGATCTGCTTCTGTGCATCGGCCCTCAGCTGCGCATAGAAACCGGCGTCATCCTCGACATCCGGCGGCAGTTTGCGCCGCTGCTCCGCAAGCAGCGCGATGTTGTCGTACAGGTGCTTCATCTGCGGGCTCATGCAGTCATTCGGATCGATTTCGAAGTCGTCCGGTATCTCATCCTGCTGAAAGATCACGAATGTCTTGGCATCCTCGTGCGCGATTTCCATCATGTGGGGCCGCGTGCGCTTGAACAGATTGACGACATCGTGAAACATCTTCGGCGCGTCACCGGCGAACGCCGATTTGAACATGTCTTTCTGGCCGTTGTATTCGTTGTAGTATCCGAACTCGAGGAGTGCGAGCGGATCGGGCACGCTCGGGCAGATTGAATTGAACGACTGCCCCAGCGACAGCACGTAGCTGCGCGTGAGCGGATCGTCCGCGAGCTGACTGAAGGTGCCGAGATAGAGCGAGCTCAGGATGCGCGGCGCGTAGTACTCCTTGAAGGTGATCGGCATCTGCTTCCAGGCGTAGGCGAAGTTGGTCTTGCCTGCGCCGCCGAGTGCGCGAATCGCGAACCGCTTCGCCGCGGCGAGCGCCGCGTCCTGTTTCGCCCCGCTGATCTTGACCGCGACTTCGGTGGTGCCCCCGCGAAACGCGTAGAGCGCGCCTAACCGATTGCCGGCCCACACCCAGATGGCGGCATCGCCCGGTCCGCCCAACTCTCTGATCGTGAGCGGCAGGAGCGAGCTGTCTCTCATCACCGCGAGCCGGCGCGTGTTGACGGCTTCGGGATCGGGCTGGTCGACCCACACGCCAATGGTGACGAGCCGTATCGCCGACGGCGTCTCACCGTAGCCCTGCTCGTAATACTTGCAGAGCGTCCCCTGCGGACTCCGCGAAGGGCCGATCAGCTGACCGCCGACGATTGCCTCGGCTTCCGCCTTGGTGATGACGTTGCACGGGTTCCGGATCTGCGCATTGAGCGACACCGCGCAGAGCAGCGCAGAGCACAGGGCGCACAGCACACGCGTGCGCACGACGTGACCAGAGCACCTCATGCAGCCACCTCCTCGTCCTGATCCGGTGAACAACGACTCGGTTAGGCGTTCCGCACTGTGCGAACAGACGTCCGAATATAGCAGAGGCCGTCAGGGCGCGACATGGGCGTCGTGCGACGTCAGACCATGGCTCGGCGTGCTGGTTTAGTCCGAGTCGACCACGTGAGGTAAACGCGGGAGGCCGCTCCCGGGAATAGAGGGTGCGGCCAGGCGCCATCCGCCGAACGAGCCGCCAAACCCAACCCGGAACTGTCACGTGCCCGAGCCTCGCCGAGCGTTAGTTGCGCCCCTGCTCCGCCGCCGCGCGGCGCGCTGGGTCGATGCCCTGCGCGCAGCCCTGAGCGCCTTACGCGCATCTCCAGGATTCAGCATTGCCGCCCTGGCCACGCTCGCCATCGGAATCGGCCCGACCACGGCCATCTTCAGCGTCGTCGATGGCGTGCTCCTCAAGCCCTTGCCGTTCTCACAGCCGGACCGCGTGGTCGCGCTGTTCCAGAACAACCGCAAGAGCGGCAACGACCACGACGATGTTGCTCCCGCCAACTTCACCGACTGGCAAGCGCGGACGACGTCGTTCGCGGCAATGGCCGCCGCCGAGCCGTTCGCGCTCAGGTACACCGGTCCTGATGGCGTCGAGCAAATCTATGACTGGAACGTCACGCGAGACTTCTTCTCCGTCCTCGACGCGCGACCGGCACTCGGGCGCCTCTTCGTGGCCGGCGATTTCGCGCCGGGGCCGCCCCACGCCCTCGTCCTAACGTACGCCTCCTGGCAAAACCGCTTCGGCGGCGATCCCGACATCATCGGCAAGCAGTTGCGCATCGGCAGCGGCTCGGCAACAGTGGTCGGCGTGCTGCCGCGGAACTTCGATTACCTCGAGAGCGCGAAGATGGAGGTCTATGCGCCAACGATGTTCAGTTCGTCGGAGAAACAGATCCGCAACACAGCCTGGATCCACGTCGTGGGCCGGCTCAAACCCGGCGCATCGCTCGATGCGGCGCGCGCCGATGCGTCGCGCATCGCCGCCGAGCTCTCCCGGGAATATGCGGCGACTAACGCAAACACCGGCGTCACGGTCGAGCGGCTCGATCAGGCCATCGTCGGCGATGCGCGGCGCGCCGTACTGCTGCTCTTGGGAGCGGTGTCGTTGGTGCTGCTCATCGCCTGCGTCAACGTCGCAAGCCTCGTCCTCACGCGTACGGCGCGCCGCAGTAAGGAGCTCGCGATCCGAAGCGCGCTCGGCGCATCGCGGGGTCGCCTGGCAAGCGAGATGCTCATCGAGCACGTGCTCGTCGCGCTTGGAGGCGGTGCCCTCGGAGCCGGTGTGGCCGCGTGGAGTGTCGCCATCATTCGCCGCGTGAGTCCGGTGTCCGTCCCCCGCGTGGCCGACATGCGAATGGACGCGCGTGCGCTCGCCTTCACACTCGCCGTGGTCGCCCTGGCCACCGTCGTGTTCGGCCTGCTGCCGGCGCTGCGCGGCGCCCAACCGAATGCGGTAACCGAGCTGCGCTCGGGCGACCGATCGGCCGGCAGCGCGTCGCGCCGCAGACCGCGCCAGTTGCTCGTGGTCGCCGAGATCACGTTCGCCGTGATTCTGTTAGTCGGATCCGGTCTGCTCATGCGAAGCTTCGTGTCTGTCGTTCACGCCGACCGTGGCTACGAGTCGGACCACGTGCT
This genomic interval carries:
- a CDS encoding ABC transporter permease; the protein is MPEPRRALVAPLLRRRAARWVDALRAALSALRASPGFSIAALATLAIGIGPTTAIFSVVDGVLLKPLPFSQPDRVVALFQNNRKSGNDHDDVAPANFTDWQARTTSFAAMAAAEPFALRYTGPDGVEQIYDWNVTRDFFSVLDARPALGRLFVAGDFAPGPPHALVLTYASWQNRFGGDPDIIGKQLRIGSGSATVVGVLPRNFDYLESAKMEVYAPTMFSSSEKQIRNTAWIHVVGRLKPGASLDAARADASRIAAELSREYAATNANTGVTVERLDQAIVGDARRAVLLLLGAVSLVLLIACVNVASLVLTRTARRSKELAIRSALGASRGRLASEMLIEHVLVALGGGALGAGVAAWSVAIIRRVSPVSVPRVADMRMDARALAFTLAVVALATVVFGLLPALRGAQPNAVTELRSGDRSAGSASRRRPRQLLVVAEITFAVILLVGSGLLMRSFVSVVHADRGYESDHVLAATVFIYQWEPTPASQVNFMSQLVARAGTIPGVVAAGATSSLPLDIAIGADRGTFTIDGQPVPVGSEPSAHMTAITPGTLQTLRIPVHRGRTFSSRDDSASAPVVIINDAMARRYWPGADPIGRRIRFAFYSKPLEREVVGVVADSKQTALDRPGEPIIYMPLAQAPTGAMAVVLRTASQDPRSVLGAFKRTVAQLNPALPLAGIETLDELADASVRFRRFTLSLFAAFAACALLLGLVGTYAVVGQGVAERRRELGVRLALGAQAGDVIRLVMRDGLGPAAAGVALGLTGGAAATGLLRRMLVGVQPFDAATFAGVAALMLAAATVACFLPARRATMASPVDTLRAPSG